A single window of Pseudomonas lijiangensis DNA harbors:
- the lexA gene encoding transcriptional repressor LexA yields MIKLTPRQAEILGFIKRCLEDNGYPPTRAEIAQELGFKSPNAAEEHLKALARKGAIEMTPGASRGIRIPGFEAKPDENSLPIIGRVAAGAPILAQQHIEESCNINPTFFHPSADYLLRVHGMSMKDIGILDGDLLAVHTTREARNGQIVVARIGDEVTVKRFKREGSKVWLIAENPEFAPIEVDLKDQELVIEGLSVGVIRR; encoded by the coding sequence GACAATGGCTACCCGCCTACCCGTGCGGAAATCGCTCAGGAACTGGGCTTCAAATCCCCCAACGCGGCGGAAGAACACCTCAAGGCACTGGCCCGCAAGGGCGCCATCGAAATGACTCCGGGTGCGTCACGCGGCATCCGCATTCCCGGTTTCGAGGCCAAGCCTGACGAGAACAGCCTGCCGATCATTGGCCGCGTTGCCGCGGGTGCGCCGATCCTGGCCCAGCAGCATATCGAAGAGTCCTGCAACATCAACCCGACCTTCTTCCATCCAAGTGCCGATTACCTGCTTCGGGTCCACGGCATGAGCATGAAGGATATCGGCATCCTCGATGGCGACCTGCTGGCCGTACATACCACCCGTGAGGCCCGCAACGGCCAGATCGTGGTTGCACGGATCGGCGACGAGGTCACGGTAAAACGCTTCAAACGTGAAGGCAGCAAGGTCTGGCTCATTGCTGAAAACCCGGAGTTCGCCCCCATCGAGGTCGATCTCAAGGATCAGGAGCTGGTTATCGAAGGCCTGAGTGTCGGCGTGATTCGCCGCTAA
- the sulA gene encoding SOS-induced cell division inhibitor SulA: protein MQFHQAQYTQLPLFEAFLAQPMVPMIAEEPEKAWRNEPEAFSELTLRGAAGNCLSLMAPILRELSQDTSDRWLTLIAPPSSLTQTWLRDAGLNRERILLLQPRGTQSALELTREALRLGRSHTVVSWLNPLSAAARQQLVNAARVGNAQSLNIRLG, encoded by the coding sequence ATGCAGTTCCATCAAGCACAGTACACGCAATTACCACTGTTCGAGGCGTTCCTGGCCCAGCCCATGGTCCCGATGATTGCCGAAGAACCCGAAAAAGCCTGGAGAAACGAGCCGGAAGCTTTCAGTGAACTGACATTGCGCGGCGCTGCAGGGAACTGCCTGAGTCTCATGGCGCCCATTCTTCGAGAGCTGAGCCAGGATACCAGCGACCGCTGGCTGACCCTGATTGCACCACCGTCGAGCCTGACTCAAACATGGCTGAGGGATGCAGGACTCAACAGAGAGCGAATCCTGCTATTGCAACCTCGCGGGACCCAAAGCGCACTGGAGTTGACTCGTGAGGCGCTTCGGCTGGGAAGAAGTCATACGGTGGTCAGTTGGCTCAACCCGCTGAGCGCTGCAGCTCGCCAGCAACTGGTCAATGCAGCAAGGGTCGGTAATGCACAAAGCCTGAATATTCGGCTGGGCTGA